Proteins from a single region of Diaphorobacter limosus:
- a CDS encoding TRAP transporter large permease — MIATLLFVAFLGLMFLGVPIGAALGLAGAAAIALANADSQWFGLLAVPQNFYAGLGKYPLLAIPMFVLVGSIFDRSGVALRLVNFAVSMVGRGPGMLPLVAIAVAMFLGGISGSGPANAAAVGGVMIAAMARAGYPPSFSASVVGAAAATDILIPPSVAFIIYSVLVPGASVPALFAAGMVPGVLAGIALIVPAVWMARKHKMGALEATMPRPPFWKSLREASWGLAAPVLILGGMRAGWFTPTEAAVVAVFYGLFVGMVVYRTISVRDLFPILRESGELSAVILLVVSLAGIFAYSLSTLGVIDPVAKAIVNSGLGEYGVLALLILLLVTVGMFLDGISIFLIFVPLLLPIMNHYQWDPVWFGVILTLKVALGQFTPPLAVNLMVSCRIAGVRMESTVRWVGWMLLAMFLVMVLVIAFPQLALWLPARLGY, encoded by the coding sequence ATGATCGCCACGCTGCTGTTTGTGGCCTTTCTGGGCCTGATGTTTCTGGGCGTTCCGATTGGCGCTGCGCTGGGCCTGGCGGGCGCCGCCGCGATCGCACTGGCCAACGCCGACAGCCAGTGGTTCGGCCTGCTGGCCGTGCCCCAGAACTTCTATGCAGGCCTGGGCAAATACCCGCTCCTGGCCATCCCCATGTTCGTCCTGGTGGGCTCTATCTTTGACCGCTCGGGCGTGGCGCTGCGGCTGGTGAACTTTGCCGTGTCAATGGTCGGGCGCGGGCCGGGCATGCTGCCGCTGGTGGCGATTGCGGTGGCCATGTTCCTCGGGGGCATCTCGGGCTCGGGCCCGGCCAACGCCGCTGCCGTGGGTGGGGTGATGATTGCCGCAATGGCACGGGCCGGGTACCCGCCCTCCTTCTCAGCCAGTGTGGTGGGGGCCGCGGCCGCCACCGACATCCTCATTCCGCCGTCCGTCGCGTTCATCATCTACTCGGTGCTGGTGCCCGGTGCCTCGGTGCCGGCACTGTTTGCCGCGGGCATGGTGCCCGGCGTGCTGGCCGGCATCGCGCTGATCGTGCCGGCCGTGTGGATGGCGCGCAAGCACAAGATGGGCGCGCTCGAAGCGACCATGCCACGCCCACCGTTCTGGAAGAGCCTGCGCGAAGCGAGCTGGGGCCTGGCCGCGCCGGTGCTGATTCTGGGCGGCATGCGCGCGGGCTGGTTCACGCCCACCGAAGCGGCCGTGGTCGCGGTGTTCTACGGCCTGTTCGTGGGCATGGTGGTGTACCGCACCATTTCCGTGCGCGACCTCTTTCCCATCCTGCGCGAATCGGGCGAGCTGTCGGCGGTGATCCTGCTGGTTGTATCGCTCGCAGGCATCTTTGCGTATTCGCTGTCCACCCTGGGCGTGATCGACCCGGTGGCCAAGGCCATCGTGAACTCGGGCCTGGGCGAGTACGGCGTGCTGGCGCTGCTGATCCTGCTACTGGTCACCGTGGGCATGTTCCTGGACGGCATCTCGATCTTCCTGATCTTTGTGCCGCTGCTGCTGCCCATCATGAACCACTACCAGTGGGACCCCGTCTGGTTCGGCGTGATCCTGACCCTGAAGGTGGCCCTGGGCCAGTTCACCCCGCCGCTGGCCGTGAACCTCATGGTGTCCTGCCGGATCGCCGGGGTGCGCATGGAATCCACTGTGCGCTGGGTCGGCTGGATGCTGTTGGCCATGTTCCTCGTCATGGTGCTGGTGATTGCATTCCCCCAGCTGGCCCTGTGGCTGCCCGCAAGGCTGGGTTACTGA
- a CDS encoding ArnT family glycosyltransferase: MHPLAWCLLWMLAHVASRVVVSPALELDEAEQALWSQTLAWGYGSQPPLYTWLQAGWFALLGPGVLALSSLKFMLLGLTLVLVWRTALPLMPERAALWAAASLLLIPAMGWESLRDLTHSVLLTCLVAAIWWALLRQLRQPHPSGFALLGLLLGLGMLSKYSFALFAAVLGGALLSLPAGRALLRTRGAWWLPVVALLVVLPHGLWLLEHWQAASGPTMGKLQSAGAQHPVVRGMWSLVKAVLSNLLLFALLALLAFRSGWWRARPSAATGDASPGHSRADAVLPLFGRYLLLLALVLAGLVVVGGVTHIKGRWLYPLLCAVPLMAFAWRPGLAVHRGGKVFGGMLLGMAVLVWLALSLRVWANGQRGAPDELNEPVAALAGALRAAGYDGRSPIVAGDPVLAGQLRLQFVQAPVSVCRVPAPQAMPPTEPPAGTCAVQVLRGRAGQPWLQVARGAPPPPPGWWHASALPDVPVTLEFPYLHAKAGQTPMRYQFLWRPAPAAAAAAAATPSPLHPSSSP; encoded by the coding sequence ATGCACCCGCTTGCGTGGTGCCTGCTCTGGATGCTGGCCCATGTGGCTTCGCGCGTGGTGGTGTCGCCAGCGCTGGAACTGGATGAAGCCGAGCAGGCGCTGTGGAGCCAGACGCTCGCGTGGGGCTATGGCAGCCAGCCGCCGTTGTACACGTGGCTGCAGGCGGGCTGGTTTGCCCTGCTGGGGCCGGGCGTGCTGGCCCTGTCGAGCCTGAAGTTCATGCTGCTGGGCCTCACGCTGGTGCTGGTGTGGCGCACGGCCCTGCCACTGATGCCCGAGCGCGCGGCGCTGTGGGCGGCGGCAAGCCTGCTGCTCATCCCCGCCATGGGGTGGGAATCGCTGCGTGATCTGACGCACTCGGTGCTGCTCACCTGCCTGGTCGCTGCCATCTGGTGGGCCCTGTTGCGCCAGCTGCGCCAGCCGCACCCGTCGGGGTTCGCGCTGCTGGGGTTGCTGCTGGGGCTGGGCATGCTGTCCAAATACAGTTTCGCGCTGTTTGCCGCGGTGCTGGGCGGCGCACTGTTGTCGCTGCCGGCAGGCCGGGCGCTGCTGCGCACCCGCGGAGCCTGGTGGCTGCCGGTGGTGGCACTGCTCGTGGTGCTGCCCCACGGCCTGTGGCTGCTGGAGCACTGGCAGGCCGCCAGCGGTCCCACCATGGGCAAGCTGCAGTCCGCCGGCGCCCAGCACCCGGTGGTGCGAGGCATGTGGAGCCTGGTCAAGGCGGTGCTGTCCAACCTGCTGCTGTTTGCACTTCTGGCGCTGCTGGCGTTTCGCAGCGGGTGGTGGCGGGCCAGGCCCTCGGCGGCCACAGGCGATGCCAGCCCGGGGCACTCACGGGCCGACGCGGTCTTGCCGTTGTTTGGCCGCTATCTGCTGCTGCTGGCGCTGGTGCTTGCAGGGCTGGTGGTTGTGGGCGGCGTCACGCATATCAAGGGCCGCTGGCTCTACCCGCTGCTGTGTGCGGTGCCGCTGATGGCGTTTGCCTGGCGGCCCGGGCTGGCGGTGCATAGGGGGGGCAAGGTGTTTGGCGGGATGCTGCTGGGCATGGCGGTGCTGGTGTGGCTGGCGCTGAGCCTGCGGGTCTGGGCCAACGGCCAGCGGGGCGCACCCGACGAGCTGAACGAGCCGGTGGCCGCACTGGCGGGCGCCCTGCGCGCTGCCGGTTATGACGGCCGCAGCCCCATCGTGGCTGGCGATCCCGTGCTGGCCGGGCAGTTGCGGCTGCAGTTTGTGCAGGCGCCGGTGTCCGTATGCAGGGTGCCCGCCCCGCAGGCCATGCCCCCCACCGAGCCGCCCGCAGGCACATGCGCAGTGCAGGTGCTGCGCGGCCGGGCAGGCCAGCCATGGCTGCAGGTGGCGCGCGGCGCACCACCGCCGCCGCCTGGCTGGTGGCACGCGTCTGCGCTGCCTGATGTGCCGGTCACGCTCGAGTTTCCCTATCTCCACGCCAAAGCGGGCCAGACCCCCATGCGTTACCAGTTTCTCTGGCGGCCAGCCCCGGCAGCGGCTGCGGCTGCGGCGGCCACACCCTCGCCCCTACACCCATCGTCTTCGCCATGA
- a CDS encoding lysylphosphatidylglycerol synthase transmembrane domain-containing protein → MSRTHKALLRGLLGLGLLLGVMALADLPQLWLRLRQAQPLWLLAGLALALASNIVSALRWRALVQWLGADMPGRSALRWYFQAMGLNALLPGAVVGGDVYRAVALRQSGANAVAASASVLLDRLSGLWMLCVLGALGALASAPVLAPWAGVPAWALAGLAGLAAVLGLVLPWAGMRHLRRRAAPAHRWLAALHTLANQPDTGPRLLHQALASMAVQVLSAAALAAGAWALGVQAAWPAWAFAMAPIFLLAALPVSVGGWGTREAAAVLALAPFGVDAAGAVGAALVYGLYGLAQGGAGALAFGLGAARDKNA, encoded by the coding sequence ATGAGCCGCACCCACAAGGCCCTGCTGCGCGGGCTGCTGGGTCTGGGCCTTCTCCTGGGCGTGATGGCACTGGCCGATCTGCCCCAGCTGTGGCTGCGGCTGCGGCAGGCGCAGCCCCTGTGGCTGCTGGCGGGGCTGGCGCTGGCGCTGGCATCCAACATCGTGTCGGCCCTGCGCTGGCGCGCCCTGGTGCAGTGGCTGGGGGCCGATATGCCGGGCCGGTCTGCGCTGCGCTGGTACTTTCAGGCCATGGGCCTGAACGCCCTGCTGCCCGGCGCCGTTGTGGGCGGCGACGTGTACCGCGCGGTGGCCTTGCGACAAAGCGGCGCAAATGCCGTGGCGGCCAGTGCCTCGGTGCTGCTCGACCGGCTCAGCGGGTTGTGGATGTTGTGCGTGCTCGGCGCCCTGGGCGCGCTGGCATCGGCCCCGGTGCTGGCTCCCTGGGCGGGGGTGCCTGCCTGGGCCCTGGCCGGCCTGGCAGGCTTGGCAGCCGTTCTGGGGCTGGTGCTGCCCTGGGCCGGCATGCGGCACTTGCGCCGCCGCGCAGCGCCTGCGCACCGCTGGCTCGCAGCACTGCACACGCTGGCCAACCAGCCCGATACAGGGCCGCGGCTGCTGCACCAGGCGCTGGCGTCCATGGCCGTGCAGGTGCTGTCGGCGGCCGCACTGGCAGCGGGCGCGTGGGCCCTGGGGGTGCAGGCGGCCTGGCCCGCCTGGGCCTTTGCCATGGCCCCCATCTTTTTGCTGGCTGCGCTGCCGGTCAGCGTGGGGGGCTGGGGCACGCGCGAGGCCGCCGCCGTGCTGGCACTCGCGCCGTTTGGTGTGGATGCCGCCGGCGCCGTGGGGGCGGCCCTGGTGTATGGCCTGTACGGGCTGGCGCAGGGCGGCGCGGGTGCGCTGGCGTTCGGCCTTGGCGCAGCGCGGGACAAAAATGCGTAG
- a CDS encoding DctP family TRAP transporter solute-binding subunit — protein MKLRTFLTTALATAAALAFTAPAALAQTAYKSEYRMSLVLGPAFPWGKGGELWANKVRERTNGRINIKLYPGVSLIQGDQTREFSALRQGVIDMAVGSTINWSPQVKQLNLFSLPFLFPDYAAVDAVTQGDVGKSIFATLDKAGVVPLAWGENGYREISNSKLAIKSPADLKGLKIRVVGSPLFLDTFTALGANPTQMSWADAQPAFASGAVDGQENPLSIFTAAKLHSVAQKHITLWGYVNDPLIFVVNKEVWNSWTPADREIVKQAAIEAGKEEIAIARKGVIEADKPLLKDIGALGVTVTQLTPAEREAFVKATRPVYDKWKSQIGTDLVNMAEKAIAARKQ, from the coding sequence ATGAAACTGCGCACCTTTCTCACCACCGCCCTGGCCACTGCCGCCGCCCTCGCCTTCACGGCCCCTGCGGCCCTGGCCCAGACGGCCTACAAGAGCGAGTACCGCATGTCGCTGGTGCTGGGCCCCGCGTTCCCCTGGGGCAAGGGCGGCGAGCTGTGGGCCAACAAGGTGCGCGAGCGCACCAATGGCCGCATCAACATCAAGCTCTACCCCGGCGTGTCGCTGATCCAGGGCGACCAGACACGCGAGTTCAGCGCGCTCCGCCAGGGCGTGATCGACATGGCCGTGGGCTCCACCATCAACTGGTCGCCCCAGGTCAAGCAGCTCAACCTGTTCTCGCTGCCCTTCCTGTTCCCTGACTACGCGGCCGTGGATGCCGTGACGCAGGGCGACGTGGGCAAGAGCATCTTCGCCACGCTGGACAAGGCCGGTGTGGTGCCCCTGGCCTGGGGGGAAAACGGCTACCGCGAAATCTCCAACTCCAAGCTGGCCATCAAGAGCCCCGCCGACCTCAAGGGCCTGAAGATCCGCGTGGTGGGCTCGCCCCTGTTCCTCGATACCTTCACCGCCCTGGGCGCCAACCCCACGCAGATGAGCTGGGCCGACGCCCAGCCCGCCTTTGCCAGCGGCGCCGTGGACGGGCAGGAAAACCCGCTTTCCATCTTCACCGCCGCCAAGCTGCACAGCGTGGCGCAAAAGCACATCACGCTGTGGGGCTACGTGAATGATCCGCTGATCTTTGTGGTCAACAAGGAAGTGTGGAACAGCTGGACACCGGCCGACCGCGAGATCGTCAAACAGGCCGCCATCGAGGCGGGCAAGGAAGAAATCGCCATTGCCCGCAAGGGCGTGATCGAGGCCGACAAGCCGCTGCTCAAGGACATCGGCGCCCTGGGCGTCACGGTCACCCAGCTCACCCCGGCCGAGCGCGAGGCCTTCGTGAAAGCCACGCGCCCCGTGTACGACAAGTGGAAGAGCCAGATCGGCACCGACCTGGTGAACATGGCAGAAAAGGCGATAGCGGCGCGCAAGCAGTAA
- a CDS encoding nucleotide pyrophosphohydrolase has translation MPLDVDALQARLRAFAAERQWQPFHTPKNLSTALMVEAAELAEIFQWMTPEQSLAVRGDPALREPIADEVADVLLYLLQLADHAGVDLAAAVEHKLAKNALKYPAPGTGSAM, from the coding sequence ATGCCGCTGGATGTGGACGCCTTGCAGGCGCGGTTGCGGGCATTTGCCGCCGAGCGCCAGTGGCAGCCGTTTCATACGCCCAAGAATCTTTCGACGGCGCTGATGGTGGAGGCGGCCGAACTGGCCGAGATCTTCCAGTGGATGACCCCCGAGCAATCGCTGGCAGTGCGCGGCGATCCGGCGCTCAGGGAACCCATTGCTGACGAAGTGGCCGATGTGCTGCTCTACCTGCTGCAACTGGCCGACCACGCGGGCGTGGACCTGGCGGCAGCGGTGGAGCACAAGCTGGCGAAGAACGCGCTCAAGTACCCCGCGCCAGGCACCGGGTCTGCAATGTGA
- a CDS encoding glycosyltransferase family 2 protein, translating into MRDSRTIPPEVSIVVPIYNELENLPDLVERIHGAMATQPLSFELIAVDDGSSDGSAARLRELAAGRPWLRAVCLVRNYGQSAALQAGFDRVRGRYVVTLDADLQNEPQDIPLLLQRLETDPEVDMVSGWRHQRQDKALSRRLPSMLANRLISRSTGVHLHDYGCALKAYRRPIIDRIRLYGELHRFIPSLAKEAGARITEVPVRHHARTRGVSKYGIDRTFRVILDLMLIVFFMRYRHRPLHAFGGMGLWLATPGLLMLAWLAGLKLLGHDVGGRPLLITGVMLLLMGLQLIVAGLVGEMLIRIYHEGRGQPQFYAHEHDPLAETAPSTTPPPAPLA; encoded by the coding sequence ATGCGCGATTCACGCACCATACCGCCCGAAGTCTCGATTGTGGTGCCCATTTATAACGAACTCGAGAACCTTCCCGACTTGGTCGAGCGCATACACGGGGCAATGGCCACCCAGCCCCTGAGCTTCGAGCTGATTGCGGTAGACGACGGCTCCAGCGACGGCAGTGCTGCCCGCCTGCGCGAGCTTGCCGCGGGCCGGCCCTGGCTGCGCGCGGTGTGCCTGGTGCGCAACTACGGCCAGTCGGCCGCCCTGCAGGCGGGTTTTGACCGCGTCCGCGGCCGCTACGTGGTCACGCTCGACGCCGACCTGCAAAACGAACCCCAGGACATCCCCTTGCTGCTGCAGCGCCTGGAGACCGACCCCGAGGTGGACATGGTCTCGGGCTGGCGCCACCAGCGGCAGGACAAGGCCCTGTCGCGCCGCCTGCCCTCCATGCTGGCCAACCGGCTCATCTCGCGCAGCACCGGCGTGCACCTGCACGACTACGGCTGCGCGCTCAAGGCCTACCGCCGCCCCATCATCGACCGCATCCGCCTGTATGGCGAGCTGCACCGGTTCATCCCCTCGCTGGCCAAAGAAGCCGGTGCGCGCATTACCGAGGTGCCGGTGCGCCACCATGCCCGCACGCGGGGCGTGTCCAAATACGGCATCGACCGCACCTTCCGCGTGATCCTGGACCTGATGCTGATCGTGTTCTTCATGCGCTACCGGCACCGTCCGCTGCACGCCTTTGGCGGCATGGGCCTGTGGCTGGCCACGCCGGGCCTGCTGATGCTGGCCTGGCTCGCCGGGCTCAAGCTGCTGGGGCACGATGTGGGCGGGCGGCCGCTGCTCATCACAGGCGTGATGCTGCTGCTGATGGGGCTGCAGCTCATCGTGGCCGGTCTGGTGGGCGAGATGCTGATCCGCATCTACCACGAAGGCCGGGGCCAGCCCCAGTTTTACGCACACGAGCACGACCCCCTGGCCGAAACAGCCCCCTCGACCACACCACCCCCCGCCCCGCTCGCATGA
- a CDS encoding UDP-glucose/GDP-mannose dehydrogenase family protein, which produces MKVTVFGTGYVGLVQGAVLADVGHEVLCVDVDEAKVQGLRAGRIPIYEPGLQPLVADNAALGRLRFTTDAAEGVRHAEVLFLAVGTPPGEDGSADLRHVLAVARTVAQYMDEPLCIVNKSTVPVGTADRVAATVREGLAARGLALEFDVVSNPEFLKEGAAVADCQRPDRIVIGTDSARAERQLRELYAPFNRNHDKLLVMDVRSAELTKYAANAMLATKISFMNEMANLAEQLGADIEAVRQGIGSDPRIGYHFIYPGVGYGGSCFPKDVQALIHTAHSVGLRPMVLEAVEQRNAAQQRVLFERILAHYQGQLQGKVIALWGLAFKPNTDDMRAAPSRTLMEALWAAGASVQAHDPVAMEEARRLYGQRPDLRLCASPLQALEGADALAIVTEWKAFRVPDFARMAALLRDRAVFDGRNLYPPELPARHGLHYVSIGRPAAAAQGQASGQ; this is translated from the coding sequence ATGAAAGTCACCGTATTTGGCACAGGCTATGTGGGCCTGGTGCAGGGGGCCGTGCTGGCCGATGTGGGCCACGAGGTACTGTGCGTGGACGTGGACGAAGCCAAGGTGCAAGGTTTGCGCGCCGGGCGCATTCCCATCTATGAACCCGGGCTGCAGCCGCTGGTGGCCGACAACGCCGCCCTGGGGCGTCTGCGCTTCACCACCGATGCTGCCGAGGGCGTGCGCCATGCCGAGGTGCTGTTCCTGGCCGTGGGCACGCCACCGGGCGAAGATGGCAGCGCCGACCTGCGGCACGTGCTGGCGGTGGCCCGCACCGTCGCGCAGTACATGGACGAGCCGCTGTGCATCGTCAACAAATCCACGGTGCCCGTGGGCACCGCCGACCGCGTGGCCGCCACCGTGCGCGAAGGGCTGGCGGCGCGGGGGCTGGCGCTGGAATTCGACGTTGTCTCCAACCCCGAATTCCTCAAGGAAGGCGCGGCCGTGGCCGACTGCCAGCGGCCGGACCGAATCGTCATCGGCACCGACAGCGCCCGTGCCGAGCGCCAGCTGCGCGAGCTCTATGCGCCATTCAACCGCAACCACGACAAGCTCCTGGTGATGGACGTGCGCAGCGCCGAGCTCACCAAATACGCGGCCAACGCCATGCTGGCGACCAAGATCAGCTTCATGAACGAAATGGCCAACCTGGCCGAACAGCTGGGTGCCGACATTGAAGCAGTGCGCCAGGGCATTGGCAGCGACCCGCGCATCGGCTACCACTTCATCTACCCGGGCGTCGGCTATGGCGGCAGCTGCTTTCCCAAGGATGTGCAGGCGCTGATCCACACCGCCCACAGCGTGGGCCTGCGCCCCATGGTGCTGGAGGCGGTCGAGCAGCGCAACGCCGCGCAGCAGCGCGTGCTGTTCGAACGCATCCTTGCCCACTACCAGGGGCAACTGCAGGGCAAGGTGATTGCGCTGTGGGGCCTGGCCTTCAAGCCCAACACGGACGACATGCGTGCAGCGCCCAGCCGCACCCTGATGGAAGCGCTGTGGGCTGCGGGCGCCAGCGTGCAGGCGCATGACCCGGTGGCCATGGAGGAAGCCCGCCGGCTGTACGGCCAGCGGCCCGACCTGCGCCTGTGCGCCAGCCCGCTGCAGGCGCTGGAGGGCGCGGATGCGCTGGCCATCGTGACGGAATGGAAGGCCTTTCGCGTGCCGGACTTTGCGCGCATGGCGGCGCTCCTGCGCGACCGCGCCGTGTTTGACGGCCGCAACCTCTACCCGCCTGAGCTGCCCGCGCGCCACGGGCTGCACTATGTGTCGATCGGGCGGCCTGCCGCTGCGGCGCAGGGGCAGGCCTCAGGTCAGTAA
- a CDS encoding TRAP transporter small permease, which translates to MDSTTSAPATPPVPSPEEPRSLRLEDWLTVLIMALLALITFANVIVRYFTDSSFAWTEEISVFLMIALALVAGSAAVARDQHIRIEFFCQSGTALRRRRLAQLGALSVALLFGLIAVLSVRVVWDDYRFGETSPGIGVPQWWYSIWLPVLSTLIAARALGVLVRRTRETPGEAASPAGGHQP; encoded by the coding sequence ATGGATTCCACCACTTCTGCCCCAGCCACGCCCCCCGTCCCCAGCCCGGAGGAGCCGCGCAGCCTGCGCCTGGAGGACTGGCTCACCGTCCTCATCATGGCTCTGCTTGCGCTGATCACCTTTGCCAACGTGATCGTGCGCTACTTCACCGATTCGTCCTTCGCCTGGACCGAGGAAATCTCGGTGTTCCTGATGATCGCCCTGGCCCTGGTGGCGGGCTCGGCCGCCGTGGCGCGCGACCAGCACATCCGCATCGAGTTCTTTTGCCAAAGCGGCACGGCGCTGCGCCGCCGGCGCCTGGCGCAGCTGGGCGCCCTCAGCGTCGCCCTGCTGTTCGGGCTCATTGCCGTGCTCAGCGTGCGTGTGGTGTGGGACGACTACCGCTTTGGCGAAACCTCGCCGGGCATCGGCGTGCCCCAGTGGTGGTATTCGATCTGGCTGCCCGTCCTGTCCACGCTGATTGCGGCACGCGCCCTGGGCGTGCTGGTGCGGCGCACGCGCGAGACGCCCGGCGAAGCCGCATCGCCCGCCGGGGGCCACCAGCCATGA
- a CDS encoding 2-hydroxyacid dehydrogenase yields the protein MKPVLLALSFLSEEHRAQMAQAFEVLYAPDAAQAAAAIAQHGSRVRVVLTIGATGLSPAQIDALPALTLICVLGAGYENVAVQHAKARGIVVATGAGTNDDCVADHTWGLLIAAQRRILPLDKATRAGIWRTALPLPPNVSHKRLGIIGLGTIGKKIAQRALGFEIEVGYHNRSARTDVPYRYFADVAALAAWADFLVIATPGGAGTQHLVNAEVLKALGPRGVVVNIARGSVIDTAALAAALREGRIAAAGLDVYESEPAPPAELLDLDNVVLTPHVAGWSPEAVQNSVDRFMENARRHLAGEVPVSPL from the coding sequence ATGAAACCCGTCCTGCTTGCCCTGTCGTTCCTGTCTGAAGAACACCGCGCCCAGATGGCGCAGGCCTTCGAAGTCCTCTACGCCCCCGACGCCGCGCAGGCCGCTGCGGCCATTGCGCAGCACGGCAGCCGCGTGCGTGTGGTGCTGACCATCGGGGCCACGGGCTTGTCGCCCGCGCAGATCGACGCGCTGCCCGCGCTCACGCTGATCTGCGTGCTCGGCGCGGGCTACGAGAACGTGGCCGTTCAGCATGCGAAGGCGCGCGGCATCGTGGTGGCCACCGGTGCCGGAACCAACGACGACTGCGTGGCCGACCACACCTGGGGCCTGCTGATTGCGGCGCAGCGCCGCATCCTGCCGCTGGACAAGGCCACGCGTGCCGGCATCTGGCGCACGGCCCTGCCGCTGCCACCCAACGTGTCGCACAAGCGGCTGGGCATCATCGGCCTGGGCACCATCGGCAAGAAGATTGCGCAGCGCGCCCTGGGCTTCGAGATCGAGGTGGGCTACCACAACCGCAGCGCCCGCACCGATGTGCCTTACCGCTACTTTGCCGATGTGGCAGCGCTGGCCGCGTGGGCGGACTTCCTCGTCATCGCCACGCCCGGCGGCGCGGGCACACAACACCTGGTCAACGCGGAGGTGCTGAAGGCGCTGGGCCCACGCGGCGTGGTGGTCAACATCGCCCGCGGCAGCGTGATCGACACCGCCGCGCTGGCTGCCGCGCTGCGCGAAGGCCGCATTGCGGCAGCCGGCCTGGATGTGTACGAGAGCGAGCCCGCACCCCCCGCCGAGCTGCTGGACCTGGACAACGTGGTGCTCACGCCCCATGTGGCGGGCTGGTCGCCCGAAGCCGTGCAGAACTCGGTGGACCGCTTCATGGAAAACGCCCGCCGCCATCTGGCGGGTGAGGTGCCGGTGTCGCCCCTTTGA
- a CDS encoding NAD-dependent epimerase: MNTVLVTGAAGFIGMHACARLLARGDTVVGIDNLNTYYDPALKEARLARLLPHPNFRFERLDIADRPALPELFARVRPTRVLHLAAQAGVRYSIDQPHAYVDANLAGFVNLLEACRAWPVEHLVYASSSSVYGGNTRLPFSEADAVDHPISLYAATKKSNELMAHTYSHLFQLPTTGLRFFTVYGPWGRPDMALFQFTQAILAGQTIDVYGQGQLVRDFTYIDDIVEGVLRVLDKPATPDPAFDPQAPHPGRGQAPYRVFNIGNNQPTVLMDYIAAIEAALGVQASKRLLPVQPGDMTATAADTRALAEWVGFAPGTPVSEGVARFVQWFKEFYAA; encoded by the coding sequence ATGAACACTGTGCTTGTCACTGGCGCTGCCGGATTCATCGGAATGCACGCCTGCGCCCGCCTGCTGGCGCGCGGCGACACCGTGGTCGGCATCGACAACCTCAACACCTACTACGACCCGGCGCTGAAGGAAGCGCGGCTGGCGCGCCTGCTGCCGCACCCGAACTTCCGCTTTGAGCGGCTGGACATCGCCGACCGGCCGGCCCTGCCCGAGCTGTTTGCGCGGGTGCGCCCCACCCGCGTGCTGCACCTGGCGGCCCAGGCGGGGGTGCGTTATTCCATCGACCAGCCGCACGCCTACGTAGATGCCAACCTGGCGGGCTTTGTGAACCTGCTGGAGGCCTGCCGGGCCTGGCCGGTGGAGCACCTGGTGTATGCCAGCAGCTCCAGCGTATACGGCGGCAATACCCGGCTGCCCTTCAGCGAGGCCGACGCGGTGGACCACCCCATCAGCCTGTACGCGGCCACCAAAAAGTCCAACGAGCTGATGGCGCATACCTACAGCCACCTGTTCCAGCTGCCCACCACCGGGCTGCGTTTCTTCACGGTGTATGGCCCCTGGGGGCGGCCCGACATGGCGCTGTTCCAGTTCACCCAGGCCATCCTGGCGGGGCAGACCATTGACGTCTATGGCCAGGGCCAGCTGGTGCGCGATTTCACCTACATCGACGACATCGTCGAGGGCGTGCTGCGCGTGCTGGACAAGCCCGCCACGCCCGATCCGGCGTTCGATCCGCAGGCACCACACCCCGGCCGCGGCCAGGCACCCTACCGGGTGTTCAACATCGGCAACAACCAGCCCACGGTGCTGATGGACTACATCGCCGCCATCGAGGCAGCACTGGGCGTGCAGGCCAGCAAGCGCCTGCTGCCCGTGCAGCCCGGCGACATGACTGCCACCGCCGCCGACACCCGGGCGCTGGCCGAATGGGTGGGTTTCGCGCCCGGCACCCCGGTCAGCGAAGGGGTGGCCCGCTTTGTTCAGTGGTTCAAGGAGTTTTACGCAGCATGA